One window from the genome of Thermodesulfatator atlanticus DSM 21156 encodes:
- the rpsT gene encoding 30S ribosomal protein S20: protein MPQHRSAAKALRQSLKRRMRNKSIKTRVKTEVKKFLAALETGTLEEAEKAFIRAQSMIQRAVTKGTFHHRTAARKISRLAAKLKAKKASAAGGEA, encoded by the coding sequence TTGCCTCAGCATAGATCAGCAGCAAAAGCTCTAAGGCAAAGCCTTAAACGTCGGATGCGCAATAAGTCCATCAAAACCCGTGTCAAAACAGAAGTTAAGAAATTTTTGGCAGCATTGGAAACAGGTACCCTTGAAGAGGCGGAAAAGGCCTTTATTAGGGCTCAGAGCATGATTCAGCGTGCCGTGACCAAAGGAACCTTCCATCACCGCACGGCGGCACGCAAAATTTCACGCCTTGCGGCCAAGTTGAAGGCCAAAAAGGCCTCTGCCGCAGGCGGCGAAGCTTAG
- a CDS encoding ATP-binding protein — protein MMARKKLPVGIQSFVEIRTENYYYVDKTLFVKKLVDEGKYYFLSRPRRFGKSLFLDTLRQAFLGRRELFEGLYLEENWDWSKKYPVVYISFGSGVIRSRDELLETFYSMLRRHAEEYQISYQEKLPNKRFEELILRLSKKYNQKVVVLIDEYDKPILDNINRLDVAAEIREELKNFYSVLKDADPYLKFCFLTGVTKFSKVSIFSGLNNLEDITISSEYATICGYTQEEFEETFADRLAGVDFEEVRRWYNGYSWLGEPVYNPFDILLFLRNYEFRPYWFETGTPTFLIKLLTEKKFFIPELEHLEVGEELLESFEIESIKPETILFQTGYLTIEKLEYVLGKKRIYKLRYPNFEVRSAFSEHLLNYFVQDLRAKVQNEIRLARILESGKVEDLIDIFRSFFASIPHDWYRKTELAGYEGFYASIFYCYFAALGLDVRVEEATNQGRLDMAVMFEGRCYLFEFKVVEDTAEGSALKQLKEKRYFEKYIGRCRKIFLIGVEFSKRERNVVSFELEELNI, from the coding sequence ATGATGGCAAGAAAAAAACTTCCCGTAGGTATTCAGAGTTTTGTCGAGATACGTACGGAAAATTACTACTATGTGGATAAAACGCTTTTCGTCAAAAAGCTCGTTGATGAAGGGAAGTATTATTTTCTCTCTCGGCCGAGGCGTTTTGGAAAGAGCCTGTTTCTGGACACACTGCGCCAGGCCTTTTTGGGAAGGCGTGAACTCTTTGAAGGCCTTTATCTAGAAGAGAATTGGGATTGGTCAAAGAAGTATCCGGTGGTCTATATTTCTTTTGGTTCGGGAGTAATTAGGTCTCGAGATGAGCTTCTCGAGACTTTTTATTCTATGCTGCGTCGCCATGCTGAAGAATATCAGATATCCTATCAGGAAAAACTTCCAAATAAACGTTTTGAAGAACTTATTTTGCGTTTAAGTAAAAAATATAACCAAAAAGTTGTAGTGCTGATTGACGAATACGATAAACCTATTCTAGACAATATTAATCGGCTCGATGTAGCTGCTGAGATTCGCGAGGAGCTAAAGAATTTCTACTCTGTGCTAAAGGATGCCGATCCGTATCTTAAGTTCTGCTTCCTGACAGGTGTTACGAAGTTTTCCAAGGTTTCAATTTTTTCTGGGCTTAACAATCTGGAAGATATTACAATTTCTTCTGAATATGCCACTATTTGCGGCTACACGCAGGAGGAGTTTGAGGAGACTTTTGCTGATCGTCTAGCAGGGGTTGATTTTGAAGAAGTGCGTCGGTGGTATAACGGCTACTCGTGGTTGGGAGAACCGGTTTATAATCCCTTTGATATTTTGCTTTTTTTGCGCAACTATGAGTTTCGGCCGTATTGGTTTGAGACAGGCACACCGACTTTTCTCATCAAGCTTCTTACCGAGAAGAAATTTTTTATCCCTGAACTTGAGCACCTTGAGGTGGGTGAAGAACTTTTAGAAAGCTTTGAAATAGAATCTATCAAGCCCGAAACTATTTTATTTCAGACTGGTTATCTCACTATTGAAAAGCTAGAATATGTGCTTGGCAAAAAACGCATTTATAAGCTTCGATATCCTAATTTTGAAGTCAGGTCTGCCTTTTCTGAACATTTACTCAATTATTTTGTGCAAGACTTGCGTGCCAAGGTGCAGAATGAAATTCGTCTTGCCCGTATTCTTGAATCGGGAAAGGTAGAAGACTTGATAGATATTTTTCGTTCTTTTTTTGCTTCTATACCGCACGACTGGTACCGGAAGACGGAGTTAGCGGGCTATGAGGGCTTTTACGCGAGCATCTTCTACTGCTACTTCGCGGCTCTTGGCCTTGACGTACGGGTGGAAGAGGCAACGAATCAAGGCCGCCTTGACATGGCGGTGATGTTTGAGGGGCGCTGTTATCTTTTTGAGTTCAAGGTGGTTGAGGACACGGCCGAAGGGAGTGCTCTTAAGCAGCTTAAGGAGAAGCGTTACTTTGAGAAATATATCGGCAGATGCCGGAAGATTTTTCTCATAGGGGTGGAATTTAGCAAGCGTGAACGCAATGTGGTGAGTTTTGAGTTGGAAGAGCTAAATATCTGA
- a CDS encoding NADH-quinone oxidoreductase subunit N has product MWSSLPSFVAVYPEILLVIVASVMALVDRWVKCKNVFAWASIATALLGIILVFAVQGNVFGASYAADAYGLFFKVIFLLALLLVVLLSPGYNKIVGINFGEYYALLMFSVTGMMLMASSKDLILLFLGLELMSLSVYVLVGLIYADLRSLEGAMKYFLLGAFSSAFLLLAMTFLYGFTGTTYIDEIAKRVFFEGVHGNKALVLSAALFVIAFGFKVALVPFHMWSPDAYEGAPTTVTAFMSIGPKAAGFAAMGRVFLEALYVSRVEWVALLVPLALVTMFVGAILAVVQTNIKRLLAYSSITHAGYAVLGIVAANQEGMAATMLYLFFYLFMNIGAFGIVVLLRQKDFLGENIFDYQGLSKTHPVVALLMLIFLFSLVGIPPTAGFIGKFFVFKAAYQAGHHLLVIGAVLASAIASYPYLRIVMLMYMKPPEQEVGLNLTPYLFAGLLISAVGVLLFGVYPEPVISFARACSLGIIP; this is encoded by the coding sequence ATGTGGTCCTCCCTTCCTAGCTTCGTAGCGGTTTATCCCGAGATTTTGTTGGTCATAGTGGCAAGTGTAATGGCCCTTGTTGATCGTTGGGTCAAGTGCAAAAACGTCTTTGCCTGGGCCTCTATTGCAACCGCATTGCTTGGTATCATTTTAGTCTTTGCGGTTCAGGGAAACGTCTTTGGGGCTAGTTATGCGGCAGATGCCTATGGCCTTTTCTTTAAGGTCATCTTTTTGCTAGCGTTATTGTTAGTGGTGTTACTTTCCCCGGGATATAACAAGATCGTAGGCATCAATTTCGGCGAATATTATGCCCTTTTGATGTTTTCAGTAACAGGCATGATGCTCATGGCCTCAAGCAAGGATTTAATTCTTCTTTTCTTAGGCCTTGAGCTCATGTCTCTTTCGGTTTATGTGCTGGTGGGGTTAATTTATGCTGATTTGCGCTCCTTGGAAGGTGCGATGAAATATTTTCTCTTGGGGGCGTTTTCATCAGCCTTTTTACTACTAGCAATGACCTTCTTATATGGGTTCACCGGCACCACTTATATCGACGAAATTGCTAAGCGTGTATTTTTTGAAGGAGTGCATGGCAATAAGGCCCTAGTATTATCTGCAGCCCTTTTTGTGATAGCTTTTGGGTTCAAAGTAGCCTTGGTGCCTTTCCATATGTGGTCACCTGATGCTTACGAAGGTGCACCCACCACGGTAACAGCATTTATGTCTATTGGTCCTAAAGCAGCGGGTTTTGCCGCTATGGGGCGTGTTTTTCTTGAGGCTTTGTATGTCTCAAGGGTGGAGTGGGTGGCACTTCTTGTTCCTCTTGCACTGGTAACTATGTTTGTGGGAGCTATCCTGGCAGTTGTCCAGACAAACATCAAACGCCTTTTGGCATATTCTTCTATCACCCACGCTGGTTACGCGGTGCTTGGTATTGTTGCGGCTAATCAAGAAGGCATGGCGGCTACGATGCTTTACCTCTTCTTCTACCTCTTCATGAATATAGGGGCCTTCGGGATAGTCGTCCTTTTAAGGCAAAAGGACTTTCTTGGGGAGAATATTTTTGACTACCAGGGTCTTTCCAAGACCCACCCTGTAGTAGCTCTTCTGATGTTGATATTCCTCTTTTCATTGGTAGGTATTCCCCCCACCGCTGGTTTTATTGGGAAGTTTTTCGTGTTCAAGGCGGCATATCAGGCAGGGCACCATCTGCTTGTCATAGGTGCGGTGCTTGCCAGTGCTATTGCCTCGTACCCTTATCTCCGTATCGTGATGCTCATGTACATGAAACCACCTGAACAAGAAGTAGGGCTCAACTTAACCCCTTATCTTTTTGCCGGGCTTTTGATTTCTGCTGTGGGTGTTTTACTCTTCGGCGTGTATCCCGAGCCTGTCATCTCCTTTGCCAGAGCCTGCAGTTTAGGGATCATTCCTTAA
- a CDS encoding NADH-quinone oxidoreductase subunit M: MEAALRMSDFPLLSAIIWLPVLGSIILLALPRNDKLIRWFTLVVAVADFLISLPLFFDFDKSFAGMQFVEKLSWIKSWNISYFLGVDGISVLLVLLSTLITILCVLISWEAVTEKVKEFHIALLLTSAAMIGVFCSLDLFLFYLFWEAMLIPMYLIIGIWGGPNRLYATIKFFLYTLVGSVLMLVGIIFLYLKAGTFNILEIMNLGLPYKFQFWLFWAFFAAFAVKVPMWPVHTWLPDAHTEAPTAGSVILAGILIKMGAYGFLRFSLSFFPVAAKEMMIPMLVLSVIAIIYGGIICLAQTDLKRLIAYSSVSHMGFITLGIFSLNGNAVEGAILQMINHGIVTGALFMCVGVVYERTHTRAIKDYGGLATVMPIFAAFFMVFTLASVGLPGTNGFIGEFLVLLGTFASKKWAAALGTTGIIVGATYMLRLYQQVFYQEVNPKVMGLRDVKMREVIALVPMLILVLLIGCYPTPFLGFMHESVRALLEHVHSAPSATAPISEIIKEGFNVVLPS; the protein is encoded by the coding sequence ATGGAAGCGGCCTTGCGCATGTCAGATTTTCCTTTGCTTTCGGCCATTATCTGGTTGCCGGTACTGGGGTCTATTATTCTGCTTGCTCTCCCCAGGAATGACAAACTTATACGATGGTTCACCCTGGTAGTTGCTGTTGCTGATTTTTTGATTTCGCTGCCTTTGTTTTTCGACTTTGATAAGAGCTTTGCGGGAATGCAGTTTGTAGAAAAGCTTTCCTGGATCAAATCATGGAACATTTCTTATTTTCTGGGTGTTGATGGTATCAGTGTCCTGCTGGTTCTTTTGTCAACCCTCATCACCATCTTATGCGTATTGATTTCCTGGGAAGCTGTTACTGAAAAGGTCAAAGAGTTTCATATTGCCCTTCTTTTGACTTCTGCGGCAATGATAGGTGTCTTTTGCTCTCTTGATCTCTTTCTTTTTTATCTTTTCTGGGAAGCAATGCTTATCCCCATGTACCTTATTATAGGGATTTGGGGAGGGCCTAATCGCCTTTACGCTACCATAAAGTTCTTTCTTTATACGCTGGTTGGCTCTGTTTTAATGCTGGTTGGTATCATCTTCCTTTACCTTAAGGCAGGCACTTTCAATATCCTAGAAATCATGAATTTGGGCCTGCCTTATAAGTTTCAGTTCTGGCTCTTCTGGGCGTTCTTTGCAGCCTTTGCGGTGAAAGTGCCTATGTGGCCCGTTCATACCTGGTTACCAGACGCCCACACCGAAGCGCCTACGGCTGGTTCGGTTATCCTTGCTGGCATTCTCATCAAGATGGGTGCTTACGGGTTTTTGCGCTTTTCTCTTTCATTTTTCCCCGTGGCCGCCAAGGAAATGATGATTCCCATGTTGGTTTTGTCCGTCATAGCCATTATTTATGGCGGCATAATTTGTCTTGCCCAAACAGACCTCAAGCGTCTCATCGCCTACAGTTCCGTGAGCCATATGGGGTTCATTACCCTTGGTATCTTTTCTCTTAATGGCAATGCTGTGGAAGGCGCCATTCTCCAGATGATAAATCACGGGATTGTCACCGGGGCACTCTTTATGTGCGTTGGTGTGGTTTATGAGCGTACGCATACCAGGGCCATTAAAGATTATGGTGGCTTGGCAACGGTAATGCCTATTTTTGCAGCGTTTTTCATGGTCTTTACGCTGGCTTCGGTGGGTCTTCCTGGGACTAATGGATTCATCGGGGAATTCTTGGTCCTTCTGGGAACTTTTGCTTCTAAAAAATGGGCAGCTGCTCTTGGTACAACCGGTATCATAGTTGGTGCCACTTATATGCTTCGCCTTTATCAGCAGGTGTTTTATCAGGAAGTTAATCCCAAGGTGATGGGCTTGCGTGACGTAAAAATGCGGGAGGTAATTGCTTTGGTGCCTATGTTAATTCTTGTCCTCTTAATAGGGTGTTATCCTACGCCGTTCTTGGGTTTTATGCATGAATCGGTAAGGGCTTTGTTGGAACATGTTCACAGTGCGCCTAGTGCTACGGCGCCAATTAGCGAAATCATAAAGGAGGGGTTCAATGTGGTCCTCCCTTCCTAG